One genomic region from Evansella sp. LMS18 encodes:
- a CDS encoding low molecular weight protein-tyrosine-phosphatase codes for MIKVLFVCLGNICRSPMAEAIFRQKAAEAGLEKKITADSAGTGDWHIGSRPHEGTLKILDENSIDHNGITARQVTSHDLKNYDYIIGMDASNIGNLNKLRGREKIGEVARLLDFVPSAASADVPDPYFTGNFPEVYELVTEGCERLLEHIRKQENI; via the coding sequence GTGATTAAAGTGTTATTTGTATGCTTAGGAAACATCTGCAGATCCCCGATGGCAGAAGCCATCTTCAGGCAGAAAGCGGCAGAGGCGGGGCTTGAAAAGAAAATCACTGCTGATTCTGCAGGGACGGGGGACTGGCATATTGGAAGCCGCCCTCATGAAGGAACACTGAAAATTCTCGATGAAAACAGTATTGACCATAACGGGATTACCGCAAGACAGGTAACTTCCCATGACTTGAAAAATTACGATTATATTATTGGAATGGATGCTTCGAACATAGGAAATCTTAACAAACTCAGGGGAAGAGAAAAGATTGGAGAGGTAGCCCGATTGCTCGATTTCGTCCCGTCGGCTGCCTCGGCTGACGTACCGGATCCGTATTTTACCGGGAACTTTCCGGAGGTGTACGAATTAGTCACGGAAGGGTGCGAACGCCTGCTGGAGCATATCCGGAAGCAGGAGAATATATAA
- the asnB gene encoding asparagine synthase (glutamine-hydrolyzing) produces MCGITGWGDFSRSLKGEKKTMAAITGTLEKRGPDDSRLWLEEHAAFGHTRLAVVDLKGGVQPMTKMHGESSYTICYNGELYNTEELRRELQGAGYAFRTHSDTEVLLAAYIHWRESCLDKLNGIYAFAIWDGERQQLFLARDRLGVKPLFFYRLGEGVVFGSEIKAILKHKDIDPVLEEEGLREVLALSPSRTPGHGIYKGMEELRPAHWMRFSKEGLEIRRYWQVESRPHTDSVEETAERVRSLFIDTVQRQLVADVPVCTFLSGGLDSSAITAISADYLKKNGRGQLKTYSIDYEENDRYFKSSKFQPDSDKQWIRKMEKSYRTSHRTCVISNENLYCNLITASKSRDLPGMADIDSSLLWFCEQIKQDVTVGLSGECADEIFGGYPWFHDEKMMSQPIFPWMNSVGEREGLLKEELKNRLSLREYVEKQYEETLKEVPHLDGEKGLDKKRRELFYVNMIWFMSTLLERKDRMSMAASLEVRVPFADHRLVEYVWNIPWEMKMLGGREKGILRKALEGILPDDVLYRKKSPYPKTHHPDYVSLAANGLQEVIDKETPLTEIFEKKQLQQLIDTKGSSFKQPYFGQLMTGPQLIAHLLQVHYWLTENNVMLKW; encoded by the coding sequence ATGTGCGGCATTACAGGATGGGGCGATTTCAGCCGTTCCTTAAAAGGTGAGAAGAAAACGATGGCAGCGATAACAGGCACGTTGGAAAAGCGCGGTCCTGATGATTCCCGGCTGTGGCTGGAGGAGCACGCTGCCTTTGGGCATACAAGGCTGGCAGTAGTTGACCTTAAAGGAGGAGTGCAGCCCATGACGAAGATGCATGGGGAAAGCTCCTATACTATTTGTTATAACGGTGAATTGTATAATACAGAGGAACTGAGAAGAGAACTTCAGGGGGCAGGTTATGCTTTCCGTACCCATTCAGATACAGAAGTTCTGCTGGCAGCTTATATCCACTGGCGGGAGAGCTGCCTCGATAAATTAAATGGGATATATGCTTTCGCTATCTGGGACGGGGAAAGACAGCAGTTATTCCTGGCAAGAGACCGCCTTGGAGTAAAACCGCTGTTTTTTTACAGGCTGGGTGAGGGTGTTGTCTTTGGCTCGGAAATAAAAGCGATATTAAAACATAAAGATATTGATCCGGTACTTGAAGAAGAAGGATTAAGAGAAGTACTTGCACTAAGCCCTTCCCGGACACCGGGCCATGGTATTTATAAGGGGATGGAAGAATTACGGCCGGCGCACTGGATGAGATTTTCGAAAGAAGGACTGGAAATCAGAAGGTACTGGCAGGTGGAGAGCAGGCCGCATACTGATTCAGTGGAGGAAACGGCAGAACGGGTTCGCTCTTTATTTATCGATACAGTCCAGCGCCAGCTAGTGGCAGACGTTCCGGTGTGTACCTTTCTGTCCGGAGGCCTGGATTCCAGTGCAATCACAGCGATAAGTGCAGATTATCTGAAGAAGAATGGCAGAGGGCAGCTGAAAACATACTCCATCGATTATGAAGAGAATGACCGTTATTTTAAATCAAGTAAATTTCAGCCGGACTCAGATAAACAGTGGATTCGCAAAATGGAAAAATCCTACAGAACAAGCCACAGAACCTGCGTCATATCTAATGAAAACCTTTATTGCAATCTTATAACAGCTTCAAAAAGCCGTGACCTGCCGGGGATGGCAGATATTGATTCATCGCTGTTGTGGTTTTGCGAACAAATTAAACAGGACGTTACAGTAGGCCTTTCAGGAGAATGTGCAGATGAGATATTCGGGGGCTATCCATGGTTTCATGATGAAAAGATGATGAGCCAGCCAATCTTTCCGTGGATGAATTCTGTCGGAGAAAGGGAAGGGTTGCTGAAAGAAGAGCTGAAAAACAGGCTTAGCCTCAGAGAGTATGTGGAAAAGCAATATGAGGAAACATTAAAAGAAGTACCTCATCTCGATGGGGAAAAAGGTCTGGATAAAAAACGAAGAGAGTTATTTTATGTCAATATGATCTGGTTTATGAGCACGTTACTGGAGCGGAAAGACAGGATGAGTATGGCGGCCAGCCTGGAAGTAAGAGTGCCTTTTGCCGATCACCGGCTCGTGGAATATGTATGGAACATACCATGGGAGATGAAAATGCTGGGTGGAAGGGAAAAAGGGATTTTAAGAAAAGCACTTGAAGGGATTCTGCCTGACGATGTGCTTTACAGGAAGAAAAGCCCTTATCCCAAAACTCACCATCCGGACTATGTAAGTCTCGCCGCAAACGGTTTGCAAGAGGTTATCGACAAGGAAACTCCTCTTACAGAAATTTTTGAGAAGAAACAGCTGCAGCAGCTTATCGATACAAAGGGATCTTCATTTAAACAGCCGTATTTTGGGCAGCTAATGACAGGACCACAGCTGATAGCCCATCTGCTTCAGGTTCATTACTGGCTTACTGAGAACAATGTCATGCTAAAATGGTAA
- a CDS encoding SDR family NAD(P)-dependent oxidoreductase, translated as MSRKFSGKTVLVTGGAQGIGKALSTRYAEEGAIVYFCDVNKEAGEALEKELAAKGLEAAFVEGDVSKEKDVMAVIETVISQGDQLDILINNAGLSRFIPLQELSFDEWKEIIHTNLSSVFLFAKYGADHLSAGGSIINISSTRATMSEPDSEAYAASKGGITALTHALAASLAGKARVNSVSPGWIETANYGELRREDHEQHFSKRVGHPEDIVKACFYLSDFENAFVTGENIVVDGGMTRKMIYRD; from the coding sequence ATGAGCAGGAAGTTTTCAGGGAAAACAGTCCTTGTTACTGGCGGGGCACAGGGAATCGGCAAGGCACTTTCCACAAGATACGCTGAAGAAGGGGCTATTGTTTATTTCTGTGATGTGAACAAAGAGGCAGGGGAGGCGCTCGAAAAAGAGCTTGCAGCAAAAGGCCTGGAAGCTGCCTTTGTTGAAGGAGATGTCTCGAAAGAAAAAGATGTAATGGCTGTCATTGAGACTGTTATATCGCAGGGGGACCAGCTGGATATACTTATAAACAACGCCGGGCTGTCCAGGTTTATTCCTCTCCAGGAGCTCAGTTTTGACGAATGGAAAGAGATTATCCATACTAATTTAAGCAGTGTTTTTCTGTTTGCAAAATATGGGGCAGATCATCTTTCAGCCGGCGGATCGATCATTAATATATCCTCCACGAGAGCCACGATGTCCGAGCCAGATTCAGAAGCTTATGCTGCTTCCAAAGGGGGCATAACCGCTTTGACCCATGCCCTCGCAGCAAGTTTGGCAGGAAAAGCCAGGGTAAACAGTGTAAGCCCAGGCTGGATTGAAACGGCGAACTATGGAGAGCTTCGCAGGGAGGACCATGAACAGCATTTTTCAAAAAGAGTGGGGCATCCGGAAGATATAGTTAAGGCCTGCTTTTATTTATCAGACTTTGAAAACGCCTTTGTTACAGGTGAAAATATAGTGGTGGACGGTGGAATGACAAGAAAAATGATCTACCGTGATTAG
- a CDS encoding Cof-type HAD-IIB family hydrolase has protein sequence MTKDIRLIATDMDGTLLNDGREISPENIKAIQAAIEQGIEVAVATGRDYTEAVMPLKEAGLRLPLVCVNGAEVRERDGGIIHQQVLTYEDFLMMQGILEEEELYYEVYTTKGAYSNNAKRGLDVIVDLLVNTGKFGSYDEVMSLAEERFAEGAINMTEDYNALLQQEDVELFKILAFTEDDEKRNRAKQRLTRKMDVAVSSSAKENLEITHISATKGEGIRQLSRHFNIPVENMMVIGDNFNDVSMMKTAGYSVAMGNAEEEVKQICDEITDENVNAGVAKAINKILGVKK, from the coding sequence TTGACGAAAGACATCAGATTAATTGCAACAGATATGGACGGAACACTTCTTAACGACGGCAGGGAAATTTCTCCGGAAAATATTAAAGCTATTCAAGCTGCGATAGAACAGGGAATTGAAGTAGCCGTTGCTACCGGAAGAGATTACACAGAAGCTGTTATGCCATTAAAGGAAGCGGGCCTCCGTTTGCCGCTAGTGTGTGTTAATGGAGCAGAAGTAAGGGAAAGGGACGGAGGAATAATTCACCAGCAGGTATTAACTTATGAAGACTTCCTGATGATGCAAGGGATACTTGAAGAGGAAGAACTTTATTATGAAGTATATACGACTAAAGGGGCTTACTCCAATAACGCAAAACGAGGGCTCGATGTGATTGTGGATCTTCTGGTGAACACAGGGAAGTTCGGAAGCTATGATGAAGTGATGAGTCTCGCAGAAGAGAGGTTTGCTGAAGGTGCCATTAACATGACAGAGGATTACAATGCATTGCTGCAGCAGGAGGATGTTGAGTTATTTAAAATTCTCGCGTTTACAGAGGATGATGAAAAACGGAACCGGGCGAAACAACGGCTTACGAGAAAAATGGATGTAGCTGTCAGCTCCTCTGCCAAAGAAAATCTGGAAATAACCCATATCAGCGCTACGAAGGGGGAAGGGATCAGGCAGCTGTCCCGTCATTTCAATATCCCTGTTGAAAATATGATGGTAATCGGGGATAATTTCAATGATGTTTCCATGATGAAAACCGCAGGGTATTCGGTAGCCATGGGAAATGCTGAAGAAGAAGTGAAACAAATCTGCGATGAGATAACGGATGAAAATGTTAATGCCGGAGTCGCAAAAGCTATAAATAAAATACTTGGCGTTAAAAAATAA
- a CDS encoding NCS2 family permease yields MNSAKAINYPWFKKEDTDAFFALFQNNLANFVIITVTMLGLGFPASLVFGKVIPGAAVAVIFGNLYYAYMAGRLAKKEGRTDVTALSYGISTPVMFIFLFGVLVPAHALTGDPELAWTIALAAAFLSGLIEVLASFTGKWLQRNLPRAAMLGALAGVALAFIAGEMLFKTLEMPVVGLFVLAVILLGIVGKVSLPFKIPASLFAIIIGTVMAFGLGYADISTVNEGLGNLGFYPILPSLAVFEGFQYLLGAAIALLAVLLPITIYNAIETMNNVEAMAAEGDNYDVRECQAVDGVGTMLGAVFGGMFPTTVYIASVGSKWMGAGRGYSILNAGVFFLAAMFGVIAALSAIIPVAVVAPILVYVGISMVSSAFATNEKKYYIAVSIAMLPYFANYLMTRFNGNNPEMIADLSAGIVPLGQGAMFTAILLGAITVFLIDHEYHKAALFSFIAAFLSFIGLMHAPSMGFAAAADYAAGYVLIGVFFGAYYLKDIRVAGREKTKTEVIAGD; encoded by the coding sequence ATGAACTCAGCAAAAGCAATTAATTATCCATGGTTTAAAAAAGAAGATACTGATGCTTTCTTTGCACTCTTTCAGAACAACCTTGCAAATTTTGTAATTATCACAGTTACCATGCTGGGACTCGGCTTTCCCGCTTCCCTCGTCTTCGGAAAGGTTATTCCCGGGGCAGCAGTCGCTGTTATTTTCGGAAACTTATACTATGCTTATATGGCCGGACGCCTCGCGAAAAAAGAAGGGCGTACAGATGTTACCGCCTTATCATACGGAATCAGCACCCCGGTAATGTTTATCTTCCTGTTCGGTGTCTTGGTTCCTGCACATGCTCTGACCGGTGATCCGGAACTTGCCTGGACAATCGCTCTTGCAGCCGCGTTTCTCAGCGGATTGATTGAAGTTCTCGCAAGCTTTACCGGGAAATGGCTTCAAAGAAATCTCCCAAGAGCTGCAATGCTCGGAGCCCTTGCTGGTGTAGCTCTCGCGTTTATCGCTGGTGAAATGCTGTTTAAAACACTTGAGATGCCTGTTGTGGGTCTGTTCGTTCTTGCTGTTATCCTGTTAGGGATTGTTGGAAAGGTTTCTCTTCCATTTAAAATTCCGGCTTCCCTGTTTGCCATCATTATAGGTACAGTAATGGCGTTCGGTCTCGGTTATGCAGATATTAGCACGGTAAATGAGGGACTCGGAAACCTTGGATTTTATCCAATCCTCCCTTCCCTTGCTGTTTTTGAAGGTTTTCAGTATTTGCTTGGAGCTGCGATCGCACTTCTTGCTGTTTTACTGCCTATAACCATATATAATGCAATAGAAACAATGAATAATGTGGAAGCAATGGCCGCGGAAGGCGACAATTATGATGTAAGGGAATGCCAGGCTGTCGACGGAGTCGGCACAATGCTCGGAGCTGTCTTCGGCGGGATGTTCCCTACTACAGTTTATATTGCTTCCGTTGGGTCAAAATGGATGGGAGCAGGACGGGGATACAGTATTCTGAATGCTGGCGTTTTCTTTCTAGCCGCCATGTTCGGTGTTATTGCAGCTCTGTCAGCAATCATTCCTGTTGCAGTTGTCGCTCCAATCCTTGTGTATGTTGGCATTTCTATGGTCTCTTCTGCCTTTGCCACAAACGAGAAGAAATATTACATTGCCGTTTCAATCGCAATGCTGCCATATTTCGCAAATTACCTGATGACCCGATTCAACGGCAATAATCCGGAAATGATCGCTGATCTGTCTGCCGGGATTGTTCCTTTGGGACAAGGGGCTATGTTTACAGCCATTCTTTTAGGTGCTATTACGGTTTTCCTGATTGACCATGAATATCATAAAGCTGCTCTGTTCTCTTTCATCGCTGCATTTTTAAGCTTTATTGGGCTGATGCATGCTCCATCTATGGGGTTCGCAGCGGCAGCGGATTATGCAGCAGGCTACGTTCTCATCGGTGTTTTCTTCGGAGCTTACTATTTAAAGGACATTCGTGTTGCAGGCCGTGAGAAAACGAAAACCGAAGTGATTGCCGGTGATTGA
- a CDS encoding xanthine phosphoribosyltransferase: MELLKDYIQNKGSVVNDGVLKVDSFLNHAIDPSLMDEIGKTFAEKFKDDGITKILTLESSGIAPSLMASLHLGCGLVFARKRKSLTMLDGLFTAEVYSFTKQQSNEIAVSKELISSQDKLLIIDDFLANGQAAFGLIEIAEQAGAEIAGIGIVIEKSFQPGRKQLENSGYRVESLARISSLTEGKVTFLAEEKEPASR; the protein is encoded by the coding sequence ATGGAGCTATTGAAAGATTATATACAGAACAAAGGCAGTGTTGTTAATGATGGTGTGTTAAAAGTTGATTCATTTTTAAACCACGCTATTGACCCGTCGTTGATGGACGAGATTGGAAAAACCTTCGCCGAAAAATTTAAAGATGACGGTATTACTAAAATATTGACCCTGGAGTCATCAGGAATAGCACCTTCCTTAATGGCTTCTCTTCACCTCGGCTGCGGTCTCGTTTTTGCCCGGAAAAGAAAATCACTTACGATGCTTGATGGGCTTTTTACAGCAGAGGTTTATTCTTTTACAAAGCAGCAGAGCAATGAAATCGCTGTTTCTAAAGAGTTAATCTCCAGCCAGGATAAACTTCTGATCATTGATGATTTTCTTGCGAATGGCCAGGCTGCTTTCGGATTAATTGAAATTGCTGAGCAGGCTGGAGCCGAAATAGCAGGAATAGGCATCGTTATTGAAAAATCCTTTCAGCCAGGGCGTAAACAGCTTGAAAACTCTGGTTACAGGGTGGAATCTCTCGCCCGCATCAGTTCATTGACTGAAGGAAAAGTAACTTTCCTGGCAGAAGAAAAAGAGCCGGCAAGCCGGTAA
- a CDS encoding PTS glucose transporter subunit IIA: MLKKLFGLDKNKSKEVEMPEADGKDVLASPMNGKVVPLTEVPDPTFSQKMMGDGVAVVPSEGTVVSPVHGEIMQVFPTKHAVGIKTVNGVEILIHIGIETVNMQGEGFKAFVKEGDKVAKGDKLVEFDMQLVEEKAESTITPVIITNGDAVQSIEKNENTDNASAGETVVMTVNS; this comes from the coding sequence ATGTTAAAAAAACTATTTGGACTTGATAAAAATAAATCGAAAGAAGTTGAAATGCCTGAAGCTGATGGAAAGGATGTACTTGCAAGCCCGATGAACGGAAAAGTAGTACCGCTCACCGAAGTACCCGACCCTACATTTTCACAGAAGATGATGGGGGACGGCGTCGCTGTAGTCCCTTCGGAAGGAACCGTTGTGTCACCTGTACACGGAGAAATTATGCAAGTGTTCCCGACTAAGCATGCCGTAGGAATTAAAACAGTAAACGGCGTTGAAATCCTTATTCATATAGGGATCGAAACAGTAAATATGCAAGGGGAAGGTTTCAAAGCGTTTGTTAAAGAAGGAGATAAAGTCGCCAAAGGGGACAAACTGGTTGAGTTTGATATGCAGCTTGTCGAAGAAAAGGCGGAAAGCACAATCACTCCTGTAATCATCACTAATGGCGATGCTGTACAGTCTATCGAGAAAAACGAGAATACTGACAATGCATCAGCCGGTGAAACGGTAGTAATGACAGTCAACAGCTAA
- a CDS encoding undecaprenyl-diphosphate phosphatase, whose amino-acid sequence MSLFEAIIFGIVQGLTEFLPVSSTAHIVITQLVFGYTFPGLAFEIFLHLASVVAVTLYFWKDLWNVIKGFFRFLAKREQEDKTQFFFGLYILVATFITGLLGVVLSDLAADSIKTPPFIAGALVITGLALIFIERFHRYGNKTEKMMTFWDSILVGLGQTLAVIPGISRSGATLVVSLLAGLNRETAVRYSFLLSIPVILGSTVLAVGDISAEVIEYIGIGNLIVSFIVTFIFSIIGIIWLIEFLKKSKLVYFAIYCFVVAILVVAFLDPNMIMEVE is encoded by the coding sequence TTGAGTTTATTTGAAGCAATTATTTTTGGAATAGTACAGGGGCTGACAGAATTTCTCCCTGTATCCAGCACGGCTCATATCGTTATTACACAGCTTGTTTTCGGTTATACTTTCCCAGGCCTTGCTTTTGAGATTTTTCTCCATCTGGCTTCCGTAGTCGCTGTTACTTTATATTTCTGGAAGGATCTCTGGAATGTTATTAAAGGCTTTTTCCGCTTTTTAGCAAAAAGAGAACAGGAAGACAAAACTCAGTTTTTCTTCGGCCTGTACATACTGGTGGCCACATTCATTACCGGGCTGTTAGGAGTCGTTCTGTCTGATCTTGCAGCCGATTCGATAAAAACGCCTCCCTTCATTGCCGGTGCGCTCGTGATTACAGGACTTGCTCTGATCTTCATCGAACGGTTCCACCGTTACGGCAATAAAACGGAAAAGATGATGACTTTCTGGGATTCCATTCTTGTAGGCCTAGGCCAGACACTGGCTGTTATTCCAGGCATATCCAGATCCGGAGCAACACTTGTTGTCTCGCTTCTCGCCGGTCTGAACAGAGAAACAGCAGTAAGGTATTCGTTCCTGCTCTCAATCCCTGTAATCCTTGGTTCCACCGTATTGGCAGTCGGAGATATCTCTGCTGAAGTTATTGAATATATCGGCATTGGAAACCTGATCGTATCTTTCATTGTAACATTCATCTTCTCCATTATAGGAATTATCTGGCTCATTGAGTTCCTGAAAAAGAGCAAGCTTGTTTATTTCGCAATATACTGCTTTGTCGTTGCTATCCTTGTAGTAGCCTTCCTTGATCCAAACATGATTATGGAAGTGGAATAA
- a CDS encoding TlpA disulfide reductase family protein, whose translation MTSRKLITIFILIAALGTGAYIINDHSQKQAANEQRLQEYLESGGIDERQSEHESTGPQAGAKAVDFRLPVFGTDDEKSLSDFQGDFVIMNFWASWCPPCRDEMPDFIQFSEDYENEDVQVVGVNMTTTERNEESVAQFIEDFPMPFPTLMDQDGDVYNSYQVMGIPITYVIDPEGEIIIRRQGYVNYEILEEFLEEAREQYEQS comes from the coding sequence ATGACAAGCAGGAAACTAATCACAATATTTATATTAATTGCAGCTCTTGGCACAGGAGCCTATATTATAAACGACCACTCACAAAAACAGGCTGCAAATGAGCAGCGTCTTCAGGAATACTTGGAGAGCGGCGGAATAGATGAAAGACAAAGTGAGCATGAAAGTACGGGGCCACAGGCCGGGGCGAAGGCTGTGGATTTCAGGCTTCCGGTTTTCGGTACGGATGATGAAAAGAGTTTATCAGACTTTCAGGGTGACTTTGTGATTATGAACTTCTGGGCATCCTGGTGTCCCCCATGCAGGGATGAAATGCCGGATTTTATCCAGTTCTCGGAGGATTATGAAAATGAAGATGTTCAGGTGGTCGGTGTTAATATGACAACTACGGAGCGAAATGAAGAGTCAGTCGCCCAGTTCATCGAGGATTTTCCGATGCCTTTCCCAACACTTATGGACCAGGATGGAGATGTGTATAACAGCTACCAGGTAATGGGGATACCGATTACTTATGTAATCGATCCTGAAGGTGAAATTATTATCAGGAGACAGGGTTACGTTAATTACGAGATTCTGGAAGAATTCCTTGAAGAGGCGAGAGAGCAATATGAACAAAGCTAA
- a CDS encoding aldo/keto reductase — MKKNRLGNSELFVSEIGFGCMSLTGNYTEDERIIHEAIDGGINYFDTADLYDFGLNEETVGKAIKEKRQDIILATKGGNEWGEGIDGWRWNPSKNYLKNAVKDSLRRLDTDYIDLYQLHGGTIEDPVDETIEAFEDLVKEGNIRYYGISSIRPNVIKAYAEKSNIVSIMMQYSLLDRRPEEWFSLINESNISVIARGPVAKGLLTDQFEQRLKEDGYLNYSNEELKKTLSDLKKEAESYGISLQQMALRYVAGQPAVAAAIPGASKLSQVKDNISSAEVPPLSEELGEKLQRITKEDFYENHRD; from the coding sequence ATGAAGAAAAACCGTTTAGGCAATTCAGAGCTCTTCGTATCAGAAATCGGATTTGGATGTATGTCTTTAACAGGCAATTACACAGAAGATGAGCGCATCATTCATGAAGCAATAGATGGGGGAATTAATTATTTTGACACAGCCGATTTGTATGATTTCGGCCTGAATGAGGAAACAGTGGGCAAGGCCATTAAAGAAAAACGCCAGGATATTATCCTTGCAACAAAAGGGGGAAACGAATGGGGGGAAGGAATTGATGGCTGGCGCTGGAACCCCTCGAAGAATTACTTGAAAAACGCGGTTAAAGATTCATTAAGACGGCTGGATACAGATTATATTGATTTATATCAGCTGCACGGAGGCACCATAGAAGATCCTGTGGACGAAACGATTGAAGCCTTTGAAGATCTTGTTAAAGAGGGCAATATCCGTTATTACGGAATTTCCTCAATCAGGCCTAATGTCATCAAAGCATACGCCGAGAAATCCAATATCGTCAGCATTATGATGCAGTACAGTCTTCTGGACCGCCGCCCGGAAGAGTGGTTCAGCCTGATAAATGAAAGTAACATTTCTGTAATTGCCCGGGGGCCGGTTGCTAAAGGACTGCTTACTGATCAATTTGAACAGCGTTTAAAAGAGGACGGATACTTAAATTACAGTAACGAAGAACTGAAAAAGACTCTGAGCGATCTAAAAAAAGAAGCGGAGTCTTATGGAATAAGCCTTCAGCAGATGGCCCTCCGATATGTTGCAGGGCAGCCTGCTGTAGCTGCGGCAATTCCCGGCGCAAGCAAACTCAGCCAGGTAAAAGACAATATATCTTCTGCTGAGGTTCCTCCCCTGTCTGAAGAGCTTGGGGAAAAACTGCAGAGAATTACCAAAGAAGATTTTTACGAAAATCACAGGGACTGA
- a CDS encoding DUF3866 family protein codes for MLLEEKVQVLEVTEVSGEMLRLRTSGGAGRAVLYRRLCRDAKVGDWVIVNTTAVRLHLGTGGWDIVRIVLPDNDDNETSLKEKPDGHIMKLRYLADQHSVLSLESPESEEHCLFKKRLSLKNKHVLIGELHSMLIIAWFLLSSKKSLVAVISDEASLPLPVSRNLEYLHNQPGFYSLTSGQAFGGKGEVINVATGLQYAAEKFPDSAVIVTLGPGSAGTGTTYGYSGLAQAGWANLTGSFGGTPVWIPRLSEADKRKRHKGISHHTVTPLTELTYAKSILPLPSGTYSDPLLQDSEEKISIYPHIEMKKIAEEKLWPGLEEVQKMSPFPLTSMGRTMDKDPLFFLGVAAAVHWYLEAELLHHSANV; via the coding sequence TTGCTTCTTGAGGAAAAAGTTCAGGTACTGGAAGTTACTGAGGTTTCCGGGGAAATGCTGCGTCTGAGGACGAGTGGCGGTGCAGGGAGGGCAGTACTGTACCGGCGTTTATGCAGGGATGCGAAAGTGGGGGACTGGGTTATTGTCAATACAACTGCGGTTCGCCTGCATCTGGGTACCGGAGGGTGGGATATCGTCCGGATAGTTCTCCCTGATAATGACGATAACGAAACAAGTTTAAAGGAAAAGCCTGACGGCCATATTATGAAACTGCGTTACTTGGCAGATCAGCACAGTGTCCTCTCGCTGGAATCACCGGAAAGCGAGGAGCACTGCTTATTTAAAAAGCGGCTGAGTCTGAAAAACAAACATGTGCTTATTGGGGAATTGCACAGCATGCTGATCATTGCCTGGTTTTTATTATCGTCGAAAAAGTCTCTGGTGGCAGTTATCAGCGACGAAGCATCCCTTCCTTTGCCAGTGAGCAGGAATCTGGAATATCTTCATAATCAGCCAGGTTTTTATTCTCTTACATCGGGGCAGGCGTTCGGCGGAAAAGGAGAAGTTATCAATGTAGCGACTGGCCTCCAGTACGCTGCAGAGAAATTTCCTGATTCAGCAGTTATCGTGACACTCGGTCCTGGATCCGCCGGGACTGGGACGACTTATGGATACAGCGGGCTTGCTCAGGCAGGCTGGGCTAATCTTACAGGCTCTTTTGGGGGGACTCCTGTGTGGATACCAAGACTTTCGGAGGCAGACAAAAGAAAAAGGCATAAGGGCATCAGCCATCATACAGTAACTCCGCTGACAGAATTAACGTATGCGAAAAGCATCCTGCCCCTGCCTTCAGGCACTTATTCTGATCCTTTGCTGCAAGATAGTGAAGAAAAAATCAGTATTTACCCGCATATCGAAATGAAGAAGATAGCCGAAGAGAAACTGTGGCCTGGACTGGAGGAGGTTCAAAAGATGTCGCCGTTTCCTCTTACTTCCATGGGACGGACGATGGACAAAGATCCCCTTTTTTTCCTGGGAGTTGCCGCTGCAGTCCATTGGTATCTGGAAGCAGAACTTCTGCACCATTCCGCTAATGTATGA
- a CDS encoding NUDIX hydrolase, which translates to MKNFNEKTVKTEAVYKGRIIDLNVHDIILPNGKNSKREVVNHPGAVGVIAVTDEGKLILVNQFRKPLEKTIAEIPAGKLEKNEDPLMCAKRELEEETGVKAESWTALGSFYTSPGFADEKIYLYLAENLKEGTKNTDEDEFVEMFEVTLREAEELMEKEIIHDAKTVFAVQYLKLRDK; encoded by the coding sequence ATGAAGAATTTTAATGAAAAAACCGTTAAGACGGAAGCTGTGTATAAAGGACGAATTATTGACTTGAATGTTCATGATATTATTCTACCCAATGGTAAAAATAGTAAACGCGAAGTCGTTAACCATCCTGGCGCTGTAGGGGTGATCGCTGTTACTGATGAAGGGAAACTGATTCTCGTCAATCAGTTCAGGAAGCCTCTCGAAAAGACTATCGCGGAAATTCCCGCAGGCAAGCTCGAAAAGAATGAGGATCCGTTAATGTGCGCTAAGAGAGAGCTCGAAGAAGAAACTGGGGTTAAGGCGGAAAGCTGGACCGCTCTTGGTTCTTTTTATACTAGCCCGGGTTTTGCAGACGAAAAGATCTATCTTTATCTTGCTGAGAATTTAAAAGAAGGTACGAAAAATACAGATGAAGATGAATTTGTGGAAATGTTCGAAGTTACTCTAAGAGAGGCAGAAGAGTTAATGGAAAAAGAAATAATCCATGATGCAAAGACTGTATTCGCAGTCCAGTATTTGAAACTCAGGGACAAATAA